One Ricinus communis isolate WT05 ecotype wild-type chromosome 2, ASM1957865v1, whole genome shotgun sequence DNA segment encodes these proteins:
- the LOC8281627 gene encoding patellin-3 isoform X2 has translation MSQESSITTPPPPQDQAPPPPPVVVGEEKEKVKEEETSPPVPSPPPVVEEEKEVSPPPPAPPQESKSLAAMMEKEESQSSPPLSSLEEKNDEKTESLVTKEEVVVDEVDVAGKEKQSEEQQQQKVPQTLVSFKEESNIVADLSESEKKALHEFKNLVQEALNTHQFSSSPPPSPPQKEEEKTAQKTPAEATSTTEVSVSKSDVSTEIKTPTDQEYQEPKVEENPSKETQETKQEDPKVESLPEEISIWGIPLLKDDRSDVILLKFLRARDFKVKDAFVMIKNTIRWRKEFKIDELIDEDLGDDLEKIVFMHGHDREGHPVCYNVYGEFQNKELYQKAFADEEKRMKFLRWRIQFLERSIRKLDFSPGGISTIFQVNDLKNSPGPGKKELRLATRKALQLLQDNYPEFVAKQVFINVPWWYLAFYTMISPFMTQRTKSKFVFAGPSKSPETLFKYISAEQVPIQYGGLSVDYCDCNPEFTVADPATEITVKPATKQTVEIIIYEKCVIVWELRVVGWDVSYGAEFAPDAKDAYTVIIQKPTKLSPTDEPVITSSFKVGELGKILLTVDNPTSKKKKLLYSIVGG, from the exons ATGTCCCAAGAATCTTCAATCACCACTCCACCTCCGCCGCAAGACCAAGCTCCACCACCCCCACCTGTGGTGGTGggggaagaaaaagagaaagtaaaagaagaagaaacctCTCCGCCGGTTCCATCACCACCACCTGTAgtggaagaagagaaagaagtgTCACCTCCGCCACCTGCACCGCCGCAAGAATCTAAATCACTGGCAGCAATGATGGAGAAAGAAGAGTCACAGTCCTCACCTCCGCTGTCCTCTTTGGAGGagaaaaatgatgaaaaaacTGAATCTTTAGTTACTAAAGAAGAGGTGGTTGTTGATGAAGTTGATGTTGctggaaaagaaaagcaaagtGAAGAACAACAGCAGCAAAAGGTTCCTCAAACTTTGGTGTCTTTTAAAGAGGAGAGTAACATAGTTGCTGATCTTTCTGAATCTGAAAAGAAAGCCTTGCATGAATTCAAGAATTTAGTTCAAGAAGCTCTTAACACCCATCAATTTAGTTCTTCACCACCACCATCACCACcgcaaaaagaagaagaaaaaacagcCCAAAAAACCCCAGCTGAGGCTACTTCAACCACTGAAGTATCCGTTTCAAAATCTGATGTTAGTACTGAGATTAAAACCCCAACAGACCAAGAATACCAAGAACCAAAAGTTGAAGAAAACCCATCAAAGGAAACTCAAGAAACCAAGCAAGAAGACCCAAAGGTTGAATCTTTACCCGAGGAAATCTCCATATGGGGGATTCCACTTCTTAAAGATGATAGAAGTGATGTGATACTTTTGAAGTTCTTGAGGGCTAGGGACTTCAAAGTGAAAGATGCATTTGTCatgataaaaaatacaattagaTGGAGAAAGGAGTTTAAGATTGATGAGCTTATTGATGAAGATCTCGGTGATGATCTGGAGAAAATTGTCTTTATGCATGGTCATGATAGGGAAGGGCATCCTGTGTGTTATAATGTTTATGGAGAATTTCAGAATAAAGAATTGTATCAAAAAGCATTTGCTGATGAGGAAAAGCGAATGAAGTTTCTGAGGTGGCGGATTCAGTTCTTGGAGAGGAGTATCAGGAAGCTTGATTTTAGTCCTGGTGGTATTTCCACTATCTTTCAGGTTAATGATCTTAAGAATTCTCCAGGACCTGGTAAGAAGGAGCTTAGATTGGCTACTAGGAAGGCTCTTCAATTGCTTCAAGACAATTATCCTGAGTTTGTAGCTAAACAG GTGTTTATCAATGTGCCTTGGTGGTATCTTGCTTTTTACACTATGATCAGTCCATTCATGACACAGAGAACCAAAAGCAAATTTGTATTTGCAGGCCCATCAAAATCTCCTGAAACACTTTTCAA ATATATATCGGCCGAACAAGTGCCAATTCAATATGGTGGACTGAGTGTGGATTACTGTGATTGCAACCCGGAATTTACTGTTGCTGATCCTGCAACTGAAATAACTGTGAAGCCAGCAACCAAGCAAACTGtggaaattataatttatgag AAATGTGTCATTGTCTGGGAACTCAGGGTTGTCGGATGGGACGTGAGCTACGGTGCTGAGTTTGCGCCTGATGCTAAAGATGCATATACAGTTATCATACAGAAACCAACCAAATTGAGTCCAACAGACGAACCAGTGATAACTAGTAGCTTCAAAGTGGGTGAACTGGGTAAAATATTGCTCACAGTGGACAATCCAacctcaaagaaaaagaaactccTCTACAG CATAGTTGGTGGGTGA
- the LOC8281627 gene encoding patellin-3 isoform X1, translated as MSQESSITTPPPPQDQAPPPPPVVVGEEKEKVKEEETSPPVPSPPPVVEEEKEVSPPPPAPPQESKSLAAMMEKEESQSSPPLSSLEEKNDEKTESLVTKEEVVVDEVDVAGKEKQSEEQQQQKVPQTLVSFKEESNIVADLSESEKKALHEFKNLVQEALNTHQFSSSPPPSPPQKEEEKTAQKTPAEATSTTEVSVSKSDVSTEIKTPTDQEYQEPKVEENPSKETQETKQEDPKVESLPEEISIWGIPLLKDDRSDVILLKFLRARDFKVKDAFVMIKNTIRWRKEFKIDELIDEDLGDDLEKIVFMHGHDREGHPVCYNVYGEFQNKELYQKAFADEEKRMKFLRWRIQFLERSIRKLDFSPGGISTIFQVNDLKNSPGPGKKELRLATRKALQLLQDNYPEFVAKQVFINVPWWYLAFYTMISPFMTQRTKSKFVFAGPSKSPETLFKYISAEQVPIQYGGLSVDYCDCNPEFTVADPATEITVKPATKQTVEIIIYEKCVIVWELRVVGWDVSYGAEFAPDAKDAYTVIIQKPTKLSPTDEPVITSSFKVGELGKILLTVDNPTSKKKKLLYRFKINPFSD; from the exons ATGTCCCAAGAATCTTCAATCACCACTCCACCTCCGCCGCAAGACCAAGCTCCACCACCCCCACCTGTGGTGGTGggggaagaaaaagagaaagtaaaagaagaagaaacctCTCCGCCGGTTCCATCACCACCACCTGTAgtggaagaagagaaagaagtgTCACCTCCGCCACCTGCACCGCCGCAAGAATCTAAATCACTGGCAGCAATGATGGAGAAAGAAGAGTCACAGTCCTCACCTCCGCTGTCCTCTTTGGAGGagaaaaatgatgaaaaaacTGAATCTTTAGTTACTAAAGAAGAGGTGGTTGTTGATGAAGTTGATGTTGctggaaaagaaaagcaaagtGAAGAACAACAGCAGCAAAAGGTTCCTCAAACTTTGGTGTCTTTTAAAGAGGAGAGTAACATAGTTGCTGATCTTTCTGAATCTGAAAAGAAAGCCTTGCATGAATTCAAGAATTTAGTTCAAGAAGCTCTTAACACCCATCAATTTAGTTCTTCACCACCACCATCACCACcgcaaaaagaagaagaaaaaacagcCCAAAAAACCCCAGCTGAGGCTACTTCAACCACTGAAGTATCCGTTTCAAAATCTGATGTTAGTACTGAGATTAAAACCCCAACAGACCAAGAATACCAAGAACCAAAAGTTGAAGAAAACCCATCAAAGGAAACTCAAGAAACCAAGCAAGAAGACCCAAAGGTTGAATCTTTACCCGAGGAAATCTCCATATGGGGGATTCCACTTCTTAAAGATGATAGAAGTGATGTGATACTTTTGAAGTTCTTGAGGGCTAGGGACTTCAAAGTGAAAGATGCATTTGTCatgataaaaaatacaattagaTGGAGAAAGGAGTTTAAGATTGATGAGCTTATTGATGAAGATCTCGGTGATGATCTGGAGAAAATTGTCTTTATGCATGGTCATGATAGGGAAGGGCATCCTGTGTGTTATAATGTTTATGGAGAATTTCAGAATAAAGAATTGTATCAAAAAGCATTTGCTGATGAGGAAAAGCGAATGAAGTTTCTGAGGTGGCGGATTCAGTTCTTGGAGAGGAGTATCAGGAAGCTTGATTTTAGTCCTGGTGGTATTTCCACTATCTTTCAGGTTAATGATCTTAAGAATTCTCCAGGACCTGGTAAGAAGGAGCTTAGATTGGCTACTAGGAAGGCTCTTCAATTGCTTCAAGACAATTATCCTGAGTTTGTAGCTAAACAG GTGTTTATCAATGTGCCTTGGTGGTATCTTGCTTTTTACACTATGATCAGTCCATTCATGACACAGAGAACCAAAAGCAAATTTGTATTTGCAGGCCCATCAAAATCTCCTGAAACACTTTTCAA ATATATATCGGCCGAACAAGTGCCAATTCAATATGGTGGACTGAGTGTGGATTACTGTGATTGCAACCCGGAATTTACTGTTGCTGATCCTGCAACTGAAATAACTGTGAAGCCAGCAACCAAGCAAACTGtggaaattataatttatgag AAATGTGTCATTGTCTGGGAACTCAGGGTTGTCGGATGGGACGTGAGCTACGGTGCTGAGTTTGCGCCTGATGCTAAAGATGCATATACAGTTATCATACAGAAACCAACCAAATTGAGTCCAACAGACGAACCAGTGATAACTAGTAGCTTCAAAGTGGGTGAACTGGGTAAAATATTGCTCACAGTGGACAATCCAacctcaaagaaaaagaaactccTCTACAGGTTCAAGATCAATCCTTTCTCAGATTGA
- the LOC8281626 gene encoding MICOS complex subunit Mic10 gives MAEKVDVNAKWDACLDLTVRRFVYSSLAGAFSGFLFFRTPVTRWATVAFGAGVGIGSAYTECNRIFDAKLTTPKTSDAPAHEE, from the exons ATGGCGGAGAAAGTCGACGTGAACGCAAAATGGGACGCGTGTCTCGATCTGACGGTCCGTCGTTTTGTTTACTCGTCCCTGGCTGGTGCTTTTAGCGGTTTCCTTTTCTTCA GGACTCCGGTGACTCGTTGGGCAACTGTGGCTTTTGGGGCTGGAGTGGGCATTGGATCTGCTTACACAGAGTGCAATCGTATTTTTGATGCAAAGTTGACTACTCCTAAGACATCAGATGCTCCTGCCCATGAG GAGTAA